In Sander vitreus isolate 19-12246 chromosome 12, sanVit1, whole genome shotgun sequence, the following proteins share a genomic window:
- the LOC144526568 gene encoding fizzy-related protein homolog, which translates to MDQDYECRLLRQINIQNENASPVKALGAVRALTPTSSPLSSPSKHGDRFIPSRAGANWSVNFHRINEIEKSHNQNRKTKDGTTDSNKADGLAYSALLKNELLGAGIEKVQDPQSEDRRLQPSTPAKRSLFSYSVSAKRALPEEDGNTVSPYSLSPVSSNSQKLLRSPRKPTRKISKIPFKVLDAPELQDDFYLNLVDWSSLNVLSVGLGTCVYLWSACTSQVTRLCDLSVEGDSVTSVGWSERGNLVAVGTHKGYVQIWDAAAGKKLSVLEGHTARVGALAWNADQLSSGSRDRVILQRDIRAPPLQSERRLQGHRQEVCGLKWSTDHQLLASGGNDNKLLVWNHSSVLPVQQYTEHLAAVKAIAWSPHQHGLLASGGGTADRCIRFWNTLTGQPLQCTDTGSQVCNLAWSKHTNELVSTHGYSQNQILVWKYPSLTQVAKLTGHSYRVLYLAMSPDGEAIVTGAGDETLRFWNVFSKMRSTKESVSVLNLFTRIR; encoded by the exons ATGGATCAGGACTACGAGTGCAGGCTGCTCAGACAGATCAACATTCAAAATGAGAATGCAAGCCCTGTA AAAGCGTTAGGAGCGGTGCGAGCGCTGACACCCACCAGCTCCCCCCTGTCCTCCCCTAGCAAGCATGGTGATCGCTTTATTCCCTCCCGGGCTGGAGCCAACTGGAGTGTCAACTTCCACCGCATCAAT GAAATTGAAAAGTCGCAcaatcaaaacagaaaaacCAAAGATGGCACAACAGACAGCAACAAAG CGGATGGTCTGGCTTACTCAGCCCTGCTGAAGAACGAGCTGCTAGGAGCGGGCATCGAGAAAGTCCAGGACCCCCAGTCAGAGGACCGCCGTCTGCAGCCATCCACTCCTGCCAAGAGAAGCCTTTTTAGT TATTCTGTAAGTGCTAAGAGGGCTCTGCCAGAAGAGGATGGAAACACGGTCTCTCCATATTCTCTGTCACCTGTCAGTAGCAACAG CCAGAAACTGCTGCGGTCGCCAAGGAAACCTACCCGCAAAATATCCAAAATTCCTTTCAAAGTCCTGGATGCGCCAGAGCTTCAGGACGACTTCTACCTCAACCTAGTGGACTGGTCCTCTCTGAACGTGCTCAGTGTTGGACTGGGTACCTGTGTCTACCTGTGGAGTGCCTGCACCAGccag gtGACACGCCTATGTGACCTTTCTGTAGAAGGAGATTCTGTAACATCAGTGGGCTGGTCCGAGAGG GGTAACCTGGTGGCGGTGGGGACTCATAAAGGCTATGTACAGATCTGGGATGCAGCAGCAGGGAAGAAGCTCTCCGTACTAGAAGGACACACAGCCAGAGTGG GTGCGTTGGCATGGAACGCGGACCAGCTGTCGTCTGGGAGCCGCGATCGCGTGATCCTGCAGAGGGACATCAGAGCCCCGCCTCTCCAGTCGGAGCGCCGTCTCCAaggacacagacaggaagtctgCGGGCTCAAGTGGAGCACAGACCACCAGCTGCTAGCCTCGGGTGGAAATGACAACAAG TTGCTTGTGTGGAACCACTCGAGCGTCCTCCCGGTGCAGCAGTACACAGAGCACTTGGCTGCAGTGAAGGCCATCGCCTGGTCTCCCCACCAGCACGGCCTGCTGGCCTCTGGAGGCGGCACCGCCGACCGCTGCATCCGCTTCTGGAACACTCTGACCGGGCAGCCCTTACAGTGCACAGACACCGGCTCTCAGGTCTGCAACCTGGCCTGGTCCAAGCACACCAATGAACTG GTCAGCACACATGGCTATTCCCAGAACCAGATCCTGGTGTGGAAGTATCCCTCTCTCACTCAAGTGGCCAAACTTACCGGACATTCCTACAGAGTACTCTACCTG GCCATGTCCCCTGACGGAGAAGCCATTGTGACTGGAGCTGGAGATGAAACACTTCGCTTCTGGAACGTCTTTAGCAAGATGAGATCCACTAAG GAATCTGTGTCAGTGCTGAACCTCTTCACCAGGATCCGGTAG
- the LOC144526644 gene encoding spindlin-Z-like has product MSKKRGRKRSSGELSESSASTLSPDPDNLLGRRIQHTWREKGNVTKWKGTVLERLTMNSSLYMVKYDGFDCVYGIELFKDNRVSNLQVLSEKVVNNKIKVPPGAEELVGRAVEHLFEKEDGEKNEWRGMVLSRAPIMTHWYYITYEKDPVLYMYQLWDDYKDGDLRVLPESENKHLLPADRKPGEEPESLVGKQVEYVTDNGLKRTGLVIYQVPAKPTVYYIKYDDDVHIHVYDLVKTT; this is encoded by the exons ATGTCAAAGAAACGGGGCAG GAAGCGAAGCAGTGGAGAGCTGAGCGAGAGCTCGGCGTCGACCCTGAGCCCAGACCCTGACAACCTGCTGGGCCGTAGGATTCAGCACACATGGAGGGAGAAGGGTAACGTGACCAAGTGGAAAGGCACCGTTCTGGAGCGCCTAACTATGAACAGCTCCCTCTACATGGTCAAATATGACGGCTTTGACTGCGTTTATGGCATTGAGCTCTTTAAAGACAATCGGGTGTCCAACCTGCAGGTCTTGTCAGAGAAAGTCG TGAACAATAAGATTAAGGTGCCTCCCGGGGCGGAGGAGCTGGTGGGCCGGGCTGTGGAGCATCTGTTTGAGAAGGAGGACGGTGAGAAAAATGAGTGGCGAGGCATGGTGCTGTCCCGAGCCCCCATCATGACCCACTGGTACTACATCACCTACGAGAAGGACCCGGTGCTCTACATGTACCAGCTCTGGGACGACTATAAGGACGGAGATCTACGTGTCCTGCCTGAATCAG AGAACAAACACCTGCTGCCAGCCGACAGGAAGCCAGGTGAGGAGCCAGAGAGCCTCGTGGGTAAACAGGTGGAGTATGTCACAGATAACGGTCTGAAGAGGACGGGCTTGGTCATCTACCAGGTCCCAGCTAAGCCCACAGTATACTACATCAAATATGACGATGACGTCCACATCCACGTCTATGATCTGGTGAAGACCACCTAG